The DNA region ATAAGTATCATTTTAGCTAAAAACACGCATATTGATAAAttaataatgcaatgtgaagtttaccaaattactcttatataataaaaataaattacttttaccttttgattaAAGCATGCGCAAGAAGTAAACAATGTCAAATTATTATGTggctttttcaatcatcatttagatgttactttattgtctaagggtagaattggaaaaactagtcaatttatgtcttgatttcttaaggggacacttattatgagataaaagaatttagctaagatgacacttattatgggacagagggagtaattactttagttaattacttaatttttatttttcccttaCTCAATAAATGTGGAGAGCGATTTATATAGCGACAAAGCGAGTAGTATTAAATTTAGATTAAAGAATAAACAAGAATAATTTAATCACACCTATTTAATTAATGTCTTTTTAAGGAGCGTGCAAAAGaaaaacatgacaagtaaaataaaTTACGTGGAGTATAAAGCAGTACATTAATTTTGTAGTTTCTTTTTTCATTCTATGATCTCCAATATTgtctaaggaaaaaaaaaatcataaaatcacTCTTAAAATGTCTTGATTTGGGACCTAAGCATGGTTGGTACTAGCCTCCTCTTTTGCCGCCCCTGCTTCCCTAATCcaacaatttttatataatcaaaaaGCATTTTTACCCTATGAACCgtataattttttgatgaagtgGATTCAATCAAATCCATTTATCTATAGTTCCACGCCTGGACAAGTACATGAGAGAGAGAGTGATTGATAGAGAATATGCTCAACAAGCTAAAGAGTGTGTCTTGAGTAATTAAATAGAGAGAGTATGCTCAGCATCCTAAGAAGCTGGCATGGAGCGAACTGTTTAGTGGCTCAATAGTGTTGCGTCTCGATAGAGtaaattgagaaagaaaagcctaaaaaatatatatatatatatatattttttttttaaatagaagaATTTGACTCTGGTATCACATGAAAGAATTTGAGCATTTAACCCAGAACTATAAGCCTACGAGTAAAGTAGCCTAAGTTCATTGTAACATTATGATAATATCTGTCAATTTATCAATTATTTCTTATTAGCATATGAAATATGacctaaaaaaattatttgaacacTTATCACTCCATGAAtcccaaaaataaaatgatcaagTTCGGAACACAAGCATCaaaacttttaattttcttatattgACCATCAATTTATTAATTGTTggaataaaatttacatatttagaaattatacaaaatagtctaagtcgcaagaatttaaattaaaacattttagaaaatgtttgcataaaaatcataatttaataaaatgaaCCGTTTGACTTCTCAAATAATAAATggggaaatttcataaatatacaatttgctCACTTACATTACAAAAAAATAGCTCACAACTTACATTGCAAAGCTTTAAcccatatacacacatatataatattataacccatatatccatatacactcatatacaatattataacccatatacacccatatacccATGTacaatttcataaaatattatagatacactcatatacacccatatacaatattatacactattatacaataAGAATACTATAACGATGGTCGTCGGAGTTTGCTGTTTGTCGGAGAAAATCTGGTAAAGACACGAACATAGCAAACGTTGGCGAGGAAGGGGGAGGGATTAAGCAGCGGCGTTGTGGTGGTGTGGCGTCACTGGTGGTTGTGATTTCGCCGTCGCTGGTGGCATTGTGGTGTTGTTATGGTGTTGGGGGTTGTGGTTCATCATGGGTTTTGTGCTGCTACTCCGATTCACGGGGGCTAGAAACTCCTCGCCGGAGCAGCGAAAGGGACAAAGGGGGGTGGTGTTGTTGCGGCGTGAAGGAGGTGAGAACGGAGGGCGGCGATGTGGTTGTTGATTGGAGGTGTAGTTTATTGTGGCGGCTTCCGTCCCGAGAACAACTCTGGCGGCGGCAAACAACGAAAAACAGAGAGGGGGTTGCTGGTTTGGAGCGTCGCCGGAGCTCCAGTGAGCGTCGGCGGCAAGCTCGGACAAAGAGgatcgagagagagagagagagagagagagaggggacgCTCGGAGCAGTGAGGTCGTGGGTCATTTTTTGAAAGATTTAGCaaaatgggtcaattttggTAGCATTGCCACCCTAATTGACATAGGGTGTAATTATCTCATAATAAATAGCAACCTTATATGGAATGAATGTAGTAATTATCTATGATAGTCCTTCCATATTCCATTGGCAACACAAAATTGCACTTTCCCCTCACATGTTAAGCACATTAAGTGATTAAACACCTTCTCTAACATTGAACCACTATTGTAATCATGTTCAATTTACATtgggaagaaaaaggaaactGCTACTTCTTCAGCGAACCATGGTTCAGATTTTCATATCCTTCAACATCATACTTCTTGTAGACAGAAAGCTGGTTTTCTTCCCACCACTTCTTCGCTTCCTTCTCAGTAAACTTCTTCCTACTGCAAAATTCAACCAAAATGCATTTGGTAAGCAGTTTAACATATTAACAAAGGATGCTGATCATTGACATAATTATGACACAAGGAAGGTGGATCAAGAATTAATTAAGTCAATAGATCTCCTTTGGTCAAGAGGTGACTTTAAAGTGATAGAGGTTTTAACCAGAAGACTTAATAAGAGCTAGCAGGGGTGAAAAGAAAGTCGGGATAAAGCAAAAACATCTTTATTGGATTGAATGCGCTTTTGTGATCAATGGCAGAAAAGAGTTAATGTGGATGCAGAGTGTGTGTGTATAGAGTTCAAGCTTAGGACAGTAGGTGTATCCGCACTCGCTGCTAAAATACTGTATTTGCCCTTGCACAAGCGTTAGTTCCCTCAACTAGCAAAACACAATTAAACCAGAGAAACGAATGCTCGGAGTTTTGAGTTCAATTTCAATTATTATGGTATTATTTACAATGAGAAGGAAAAGGAGATCATAACTGGTAATATTCTTACAGCATTATGATTAGCTTAACTTTCATGTCTAACATTTAAAATCATGAGGGAACCCTTCCTTCCAATGTGTTAGCCAATATCTTTGTTCAAACCAGAAATGCAGTAAAGGTGGaaaattttcatcataaaaCTTAAGAAAGGAAATATACCTGAACCTGACTCGCTTGAGTCCCTTCTTTCCACTTGGCAGCACTGTCAATGTAATGAAGACACCATGCTGATAGACTTCCACCCACTCAACTTTTGATGTTCTGAGCCCAGCTTCCCCATGATCAGCAGATTCTTCTGCTGATCTGGACTGCACATTGTTTTCTTTGTTATAGAAGGATCTTAAAGTACTGGAGAATACAATCGGAGAACCACATAGGCTATACATGTTTCTCTCTTCTGCGTTTGCAATAGGCGCACACGCAGGCTCAACAATTTGGTGGTTTTGGCTATCTGAATATGTTGATGTAGAGTGCAGTACATTTGCAAAAGCTTGAACATTAGTTTCTGTTCCAGCAAAAAAGCTTTCTGACATTGCCTGAAGCTGCAATTAGCATTAACAAGTTTCAGAAAAAAGATGAGGCATCCCACCGATGAATTGCTGTCAGaatcacttcttttttttaaagttttgtgTCACTGGGTAATAGACTGATGCATATTATGGAATAGACTCACAGAATAGTTACCCTTGATGTCAAAGCTTTTATAACGTCTTTGGCTGCTTTACTCTTGGAAGCTTCCTCTTTAGCCACTGCCCAGGCTTCTTCAACTTTTTGTTcactctcttgaattttctcttttcttgtttCACATAATCTTTTAAGACTTTCAACCTACAGTAATCAAACATTATATGAAAAGAGAAACATCATATTTCCATCTAATTAGCTTGACAGGAGAAGCAATCTTCTGCTTATCTAAAgttcttaggggtcgtttggtacgaaggataaacataaatagtcctGGGATAAGAATTTAACAATTCCTTATCCCTTGTTTGGTTAGTAATCATGGGAATTGTTATCCCAGGAGTAAAAAGGAGTAAAAATAGTGCTGGGATAACTTATACCTGCCACAGGGTGGaataagttatcccaggataagttatcccgggataaggAAGAAACCTCTTCTTTTTAGAAATTATCCAATGTATAATACTTTTAGTCCAACATACCAAACagtcaataaaaaataactccagaataactaatcccagcaTAACTTATGCTAGCGTAATTTatttttgaaccaaacgaccccttatagTAGAATGCTAACACACTTAATGACACAAAAAATGCAGTGTCCGTGGAAAAAGAAACATACATGCGAAAAGCATACATATTGAGAAAAGATATAAAAGAATTTGCCTTTTCATCAATTTTCTTCCCCTCTCATAATTTCCCTTCAGCGTATCATCGACTTAAATCAtgtaaaaactaaaaacatgctGTGGCAGCACGTATGCACCATAATTTAGTGCACTATTTCTTCTTGGAAGTTATGGTCTTGAGAAGAGAAACTCTACTCCACACACAAAATGTATTAATACTTCCTCAGATAGAACTTTGCTTCGAGGAATGAATGCTAGTAGAAGATAACATAGTTCTTTGCTAAAAATAGAGCTGAAACAACTGTAGCACCGCTCGAATATACAGTTTAGCAAACTGCTGACTACAAAGTGTGGCTCTGCAATTTGCTAATTAATCAAGAATGAGGTTCTTTTAGAGACCAATGATTTTCTTGATAAACTATAGCCTATGATCATCCTTCCTATATCCGTTGCTACATATTGACTCAATGTATTCATCTATTACACAAGCGGGAGCATCAGTTGACTAAACACAAGAATTGCACTATATGAGTTTCTTACGAGTGCTCAAGTGGAATAACAACATTAAAAAAGGAACACTTTTTACTCTCCTATTGGCGTGTTCTGGtatatggaaatcaagaacgtAGACAATTGGCAAAAGCTTGTCTATTCAAAGATCTATACCTACTAAAGAATGATACACTGCGGAAGCTAATTGACCAACAAACAGCTATTTTTCTAGTATCTATGAGATTGTAATTGTGtggagaaacaaatttttttgggggaaaaacaCAGACAAAATATTATCAGCCAAGTGTTACAAACTAACACGTTAAGTAAAAGCTTATTGCATCGAACTTAGCCAACACTGACACATCAAGGTTATTTGGATATACTCCATAATCTTTTGGCCAAGATTTTGCTTACGTATGATCTTTATGGCCTTACTTTAGGGATCAATGATTAAGCAAAAACTACCTGATTTTTTTCTGACAATGTTTGATAAAAGCCATTTGCAAATCAGGATTTCTCACACAGCATAATGTAAGAGATAATCACGAAGCAAAATATCCGAGCAAATTGAGAAAATTGGCAGGGTAAGAACCTCTGTTAAACGTGAATCTCGCAAACTATGTGAAATAAACATATTGGCAAAGAAACATTTATGAACGGAGAGAGAGACGTGCATCAACACTTAACAGTAATTATAAGCAATTGAATCATGATGTAAAAAAACTGGATATTAGAAATTACCTGAGTTCTTAGCTTGCAAACTTCATCACGCAGGATCTTGTCTGATTCTAACGAGTCTTCCTCCTTAGTTAGACCTGTAGAGGGGACAATTTTTGATTCTACGGGAATCTGCCGCAAATAAATTGGAGAAGCTGAAGCCAGCGAATTCCTCGCATGAGGATTTTGGGTTTTCATATGTCCTCCATAGTCTCTTCTAAAGATTTCAGGACAAGGAACTTGGCCCCATCTTGGAAAACCATCCAGCAAGGACGTAACAGGATCAGAGAACTGTCTACTTCCCCCTAGACTGTTGACAGCCCTCCTGTCAAAGCATTGATTGTTCTCACTTAGATACTTTTTTGTTGACATCATTCGACTTGATGTAGTATTTGCCTCTTCACGCTCTACTTTCTCGCGAGTAAATGCCTTTTGGGTAATCGGTAAGGGTCTTGGACTATGATTTTCAAGCTTGGATGGCCTGCTTGACCGAGCAATCCTCTGAAGTAGGTAAAAACATGGATCACATACCCGAAAAGCTTTAGTCTTGTCAGGGGCCAGAGAGGCGTTTGTGATTTTCTTGCTGCAGCATGTGCGGCAGAAGAGAAGGCCACAATTGTAACAGTTTTGCTTCTTCTTTGTAATTCCAAAAGACATGCTACATCCTTTGCAAGCTGATTGATCAGTACTAGATGCAGATTTGTGCAAACATATTGCTGCTGTATTACTTGACCCACAAGCAATATGTTCCACCTGCCTGTCTCTCAGTGCCTCaactaaagttggccaatttcTATCTTTTGTATCACCTAATCCTAACTGTCCATTTGCACCTTTCCCCCATGTGTAAACACTTCCCCTTGATGTTAGCACAGCCACATGATACGATCCCGAGGATATCTCTGTAATAAACTCCTCTCTCAGTTTTCCTTGCACAAGCACTAATGATTTGTCTTTGGCTTCTGGACTGCCTAGTTGTCCATGCATTGCACTTCCCATCGTATAAACTTTTCCGGTGCTAGACAGCGCAATGGTTAGGGTGCTTGCACAGGAAACTTGAACGAAATCATGATCAACAAGTTTTGCCACACAGGTCGGCAAAAGCGTTCTCTCCTCACCAGGATGACCAAGCATTCCTTTATCTCCGTCACCCCATGTAAACAGCTTCCCACCTGGATTGTTAAATTTAAGACGATCAACAATGATTTCCACTACAGCAGCTGTatgccatggcccacatgcaACACATTTGACCCACAAACCTCTAAGCGACTCAACTTCTTTGGGCTTAGCAACACTTTGGAGATTTCCATGACCAAGAACCCCAAAAGTTCCATCTCcataagtaaataattttcCAGATGTTGATACAATCGCTGTGTGCCATTCTGCACAAGCAACATAAGATATTTTTACACCATCCAAAGAACCACATATTCTGTTTGGTAGCCAATggcttctcttcttttcttcgcCTGCTGACTCAGCACCAAAAGAGTTGTCACCCCATGTGTACAATTCACCAGATAAGGTTAGGGCACATGTTTGATATTCCCCACAAGTGACAGATTTTACGCGAACCCCGTTAAGGGAGTCAACCAGTTTCGGTCGTGCAGTGTCCATATCGAGTTTATGCCCTAGCCGTCCATTCTTTCCTTCACCCCAGCAAAAAACTTCGCCCTGTTTGGTGACTAAGGAAGCATGACTTCTACCAATGGATATTGCTTGTACATCAAGCATCACAGTGGACTCGAGAAGTTTGGGTGACAAAGCATCCAACTTTACTTCCCCATCCCCTAAGGACCCCCCTTCTGCTCCTTCTCCCCAGATAAAAACATCCCTCAGTACATTTTTTCCAAATGGTCTTGACTCATAACTGGATGGCAAATGTGGAACAGTTTGGATTTCAGTCCCAGCACAAGATGCTCTCTCCTGGCTTAAGTCATCTGGTTCAAAATATGACGAACATGATGTAACATTATCGATTACATGGTGCACACTTGATAGACTAGATTCCGAGAAGAAGCTTTCAGAAGAACATGATAAGCCATCAGTGAAACACCTTTCTGAAAATGACTGAGTGGGACTCCCCGCTGAGCTGCGAACCTTGATGAAATAAGTATATAACATTTTTAGATTAATGGAAAATTAAGgatgtatttttttataattttctctCAGATAGGAAAGAATGTATTTATTACATTTCTTACAATACATAGTCACAGAAGGACAGAAAATATAAGAAAGACAGTTCTAGAGAAATGAAAGATCGAAATGCAAGTTTCTTTTTTAGATCGCCGAACTCGCAAAAGAAAAGTAACTGATATCAAAGTACAGGAACAACAGCAACATTTAAACACAATGTAGAATATGACACCGAACCACATTACGGAGAAGCACAAATGAGTAGTGATTAAAGATTTCATACGGATTATGAAAGATTTTACTTAATCAATTACATACTACAATTCTCGAGATTGACCATTGtctataaaaaaaatctttctttctctcttattaTTTCAGCCATTTAATATCCCCAGCAATGT from Lycium ferocissimum isolate CSIRO_LF1 chromosome 2, AGI_CSIRO_Lferr_CH_V1, whole genome shotgun sequence includes:
- the LOC132039122 gene encoding PH, RCC1 and FYVE domains-containing protein 1 isoform X2 produces the protein MESQCISLIYGNGERTLDLICKDKMQAETWFVGLRAVISRTHHHRMVDPLKSKRGAHSCISSPAGYMRRKQNLGLSSKTIRPSQVRSSAGSPTQSFSERCFTDGLSCSSESFFSESSLSSVHHVIDNVTSCSSYFEPDDLSQERASCAGTEIQTVPHLPSSYESRPFGKNVLRDVFIWGEGAEGGSLGDGEVKLDALSPKLLESTVMLDVQAISIGRSHASLVTKQGEVFCWGEGKNGRLGHKLDMDTARPKLVDSLNGVRVKSVTCGEYQTCALTLSGELYTWGDNSFGAESAGEEKKRSHWLPNRICGSLDGVKISYVACAEWHTAIVSTSGKLFTYGDGTFGVLGHGNLQSVAKPKEVESLRGLWVKCVACGPWHTAAVVEIIVDRLKFNNPGGKLFTWGDGDKGMLGHPGEERTLLPTCVAKLVDHDFVQVSCASTLTIALSSTGKVYTMGSAMHGQLGSPEAKDKSLVLVQGKLREEFITEISSGSYHVAVLTSRGSVYTWGKGANGQLGLGDTKDRNWPTLVEALRDRQVEHIACGSSNTAAICLHKSASSTDQSACKGCSMSFGITKKKQNCYNCGLLFCRTCCSKKITNASLAPDKTKAFRVCDPCFYLLQRIARSSRPSKLENHSPRPLPITQKAFTREKVEREEANTTSSRMMSTKKYLSENNQCFDRRAVNSLGGSRQFSDPVTSLLDGFPRWGQVPCPEIFRRDYGGHMKTQNPHARNSLASASPIYLRQIPVESKIVPSTGLTKEEDSLESDKILRDEVCKLRTQVESLKRLCETRKEKIQESEQKVEEAWAVAKEEASKSKAAKDVIKALTSRLQAMSESFFAGTETNVQAFANVLHSTSTYSDSQNHQIVEPACAPIANAEERNMYSLCGSPIVFSSTLRSFYNKENNVQSRSAEESADHGEAGLRTSKVEWVEVYQHGVFITLTVLPSGKKGLKRVRFSRKKFTEKEAKKWWEENQLSVYKKYDVEGYENLNHGSLKK
- the LOC132039122 gene encoding PH, RCC1 and FYVE domains-containing protein 1 isoform X1 — its product is MGEEHLTIVPFDRAIEQAIVSLKKGAHLLKYGRRGKPKFYPLRLSADEKFLIWYSGEKENQLKLSSITNIIRGQSTVILQPEMESQCISLIYGNGERTLDLICKDKMQAETWFVGLRAVISRTHHHRMVDPLKSKRGAHSCISSPAGYMRRKQNLGLSSKTIRPSQVRSSAGSPTQSFSERCFTDGLSCSSESFFSESSLSSVHHVIDNVTSCSSYFEPDDLSQERASCAGTEIQTVPHLPSSYESRPFGKNVLRDVFIWGEGAEGGSLGDGEVKLDALSPKLLESTVMLDVQAISIGRSHASLVTKQGEVFCWGEGKNGRLGHKLDMDTARPKLVDSLNGVRVKSVTCGEYQTCALTLSGELYTWGDNSFGAESAGEEKKRSHWLPNRICGSLDGVKISYVACAEWHTAIVSTSGKLFTYGDGTFGVLGHGNLQSVAKPKEVESLRGLWVKCVACGPWHTAAVVEIIVDRLKFNNPGGKLFTWGDGDKGMLGHPGEERTLLPTCVAKLVDHDFVQVSCASTLTIALSSTGKVYTMGSAMHGQLGSPEAKDKSLVLVQGKLREEFITEISSGSYHVAVLTSRGSVYTWGKGANGQLGLGDTKDRNWPTLVEALRDRQVEHIACGSSNTAAICLHKSASSTDQSACKGCSMSFGITKKKQNCYNCGLLFCRTCCSKKITNASLAPDKTKAFRVCDPCFYLLQRIARSSRPSKLENHSPRPLPITQKAFTREKVEREEANTTSSRMMSTKKYLSENNQCFDRRAVNSLGGSRQFSDPVTSLLDGFPRWGQVPCPEIFRRDYGGHMKTQNPHARNSLASASPIYLRQIPVESKIVPSTGLTKEEDSLESDKILRDEVCKLRTQVESLKRLCETRKEKIQESEQKVEEAWAVAKEEASKSKAAKDVIKALTSRLQAMSESFFAGTETNVQAFANVLHSTSTYSDSQNHQIVEPACAPIANAEERNMYSLCGSPIVFSSTLRSFYNKENNVQSRSAEESADHGEAGLRTSKVEWVEVYQHGVFITLTVLPSGKKGLKRVRFSRKKFTEKEAKKWWEENQLSVYKKYDVEGYENLNHGSLKK
- the LOC132039122 gene encoding PH, RCC1 and FYVE domains-containing protein 1 isoform X3, with product MGEEHLTIVPFDRAIEQAIVSLKKGAHLLKYGRRGKPKFYPLRLSADEKFLIWYSGEKENQLKLSSITNIIRGQSTVILQPEMESQCISLIYGNGERTLDLICKDKMQAETWFVGLRAVISRTHHHRMVDPLKSKRGAHSCISSPAGYMRRKQNLGLSSKTIRPSQVRSSAGSPTQSFSERCFTDGLSCSSESFFSESSLSSVHHVIDNVTSCSSYFEPDDLSQERASCAGTEIQTVPHLPSSYESRPFGKNVLRDVFIWGEGAEGGSLGDGEVKLDALSPKLLESTVMLDVQAISIGRSHASLVTKQGEVFCWGEGKNGRLGHKLDMDTARPKLVDSLNGVRVKSVTCGEYQTCALTLSGELYTWGDNSFGAESAGEEKKRSHWLPNRICGSLDGVKISYVACAEWHTAIVSTSGKLFTYGDGTFGVLGHGNLQSVAKPKEVESLRGLWVKCVACGPWHTAAVVEIIVDRLKFNNPGGKLFTWGDGDKGMLGHPGEERTLLPTCVAKLVDHDFVQVSCASTLTIALSSTGKVYTMGSAMHGQLGSPEAKDKSLVLVQGKLREEFITEISSGSYHVAVLTSRGSVYTWGKGANGQLGLGDTKDRNWPTLVEALRDRQVEHIACGSSNTAAICLHKSASSTDQSACKGCSMSFGITKKKQNCYNCGLLFCRTCCSKKITNASLAPDKTKAFRVCDPCFYLLQRIARSSRPSKLENHSPRPLPITQKAFTREKVEREEANTTSSRMMSTKKYLSENNQCFDRRAVNSLGGSRQFSDPVTSLLDGFPRWGQVPCPEIFRRDYGGHMKTQNPHARNSLASASPIYLRQIPVESKIVPSTGLTKEEDSLESDKILRDEVCKLRTQVESLKRLCETRKEKIQESEQKVEEAWAVAKEEASKSKAAKDVIKALTSRVTILFRQCQKAFLLEQKLMFKLLQMYCTLHQHIQIAKTTKLLSLRVRLLQTQKRETCIAYVVLRLYSPVL